Genomic window (Equus quagga isolate Etosha38 chromosome 12, UCLA_HA_Equagga_1.0, whole genome shotgun sequence):
TACTCGCGCCTCAAGGAGCTGGTGCCCACCCTGCCCCAGAACCGCAAGGTGAGCAGGGTGGAGATCCTCCAGCACGTCATCGACTACATCTGGGACCTGGAGTTGGAGCTGAACTCGGAATCCCAAGTCGGGACCCCGGGGGGCCGGGGGCTCCCCGCCCGGGCCCCGCTCAGCACCCTCAACGGCGAGATCAGCGCCCTGGCGGCCGAGGTGAGGTCCCACCTGGAGCAcgagattatttttcttctacagatggggaaactgaggtccgaAGGGGGAGGGGAGTCTTGGCCCTATGTCTGCCCCATTCTTTCGGGCACCTGGCTAGGCAAGAATGcccaagaagagagggaaaagcgCTCCCTTGTCGTGTCTGCTGGGGAAGGGTGGCTTCCAGCCTTGTCACCTGCAATCCGCCGGTCTCACCTCTTCTTTCTCTCGTTTCACAGGCAGCATGTGTTCCAGCGGACGATCGCATCTTGTGTCGCTGAAGCGCCGCCCTCAAGGACCGGCAGACCCCGGCCCTCCAGGGGACGAGAGGAATAAGTGCTCTCTGGTCCTCAAGCGCCTCGCTGGAGCTCGGGAGGAACAAGACTGAGATCCGGAGGCCATGAGGCGCTTGCGGGatccagcccagggctggggaacTGAGGGGGGCAGGCCGGCCCTCCCTCCGCACCTACCGGCCACCAGAGACTTGGGGGGGGAGATTTTTTCCCcgtgtgtttctattttttgaaaagcagacattttaaaaaatggtcacGTTTGGTGCTTCTCAGATTTCTGAGGAAATTAATTGCTTTGTATTGTATATTACAATGATCACCGACTGAGAATATTGTTTTACAATAGTTCTGTggggtgtttttgttgttgttattaaacAAATACTTTAGATGGTAAAGttgcaat
Coding sequences:
- the ID1 gene encoding DNA-binding protein inhibitor ID-1; translated protein: MKVASGSAAAAAGPSCALKAGKTAGGAGEVVRCLSEQSVAISRCAGGPGARLPALLDEQQVNVLLYDMNGCYSRLKELVPTLPQNRKVSRVEILQHVIDYIWDLELELNSESQVGTPGGRGLPARAPLSTLNGEISALAAEAACVPADDRILCR